The Kitasatospora setae KM-6054 genome contains a region encoding:
- a CDS encoding class I SAM-dependent methyltransferase: protein MSRLGLAARALRLTLSRTNADTTPDYDAASSSYDTYFSPVMGVHSLAALREVTVSPGDDVLELACGTGHLTEEIVRRLEGRGSVRAVDKSPGMLAVAKAKVLPEATRSPGLEVSLEVGDMEEFLRARPDDSADLVVIGWAICYSKPVRLLEQVKRVLRPGGRIVVIETRGDALKTLIEQLEKVFTADPSLLTGMIRVNLPKDAAAVARWFTKAGLTVDVQRDGQQVLPATTPDTALEWVQRSGAAAGFKDAVDQSREEHALELIRKGLADHVARHGALELRHTFVVVTGTNPGTTTGTGPGSRHREGVHSA from the coding sequence ATGAGCCGCCTCGGACTCGCCGCCCGTGCCCTGCGCCTGACGCTGAGCCGGACCAATGCCGACACCACACCCGACTACGACGCCGCCAGCTCCAGCTACGACACCTACTTCAGCCCCGTGATGGGCGTGCACTCGCTCGCCGCCCTGCGCGAGGTCACCGTCAGCCCCGGCGACGACGTCCTCGAACTCGCCTGCGGCACCGGCCACCTGACCGAGGAGATCGTCCGCAGGCTGGAGGGCCGCGGCTCCGTCCGCGCGGTCGACAAGTCCCCCGGCATGCTGGCCGTCGCCAAGGCGAAGGTCCTGCCGGAGGCGACCCGCTCGCCGGGCCTGGAGGTGTCCCTGGAGGTGGGGGACATGGAGGAGTTCCTGCGGGCCCGGCCGGACGACAGCGCCGACCTCGTCGTCATCGGCTGGGCGATCTGCTACAGCAAGCCGGTCCGGCTGCTGGAGCAGGTCAAGCGGGTGCTGCGCCCCGGCGGCCGGATCGTCGTCATCGAGACCCGCGGCGACGCGCTGAAGACGCTGATCGAGCAGCTGGAGAAGGTGTTCACCGCGGACCCGTCGCTGCTCACCGGCATGATCCGGGTCAACCTGCCGAAGGACGCGGCCGCCGTGGCCCGCTGGTTCACCAAGGCCGGCCTGACCGTGGACGTCCAGCGCGACGGCCAGCAGGTGCTGCCCGCGACCACGCCGGACACCGCCCTGGAGTGGGTGCAGCGCTCCGGCGCGGCGGCCGGCTTCAAGGACGCCGTCGACCAGAGCCGCGAGGAGCACGCCCTGGAGCTGATCCGCAAGGGCCTGGCCGACCACGTCGCCCGCCACGGCGCGCTGGAGCTGCGCCACACCTTCGTCGTCGTCACCGGGACCAACCCGGGCACCACCACCGGAACCGGGCCGGGCAGCCGGCACCGTGAGGGAGTCCACAGCGCATGA